The Trichosurus vulpecula isolate mTriVul1 chromosome 4, mTriVul1.pri, whole genome shotgun sequence genome contains a region encoding:
- the LOC118849203 gene encoding mitochondrial import inner membrane translocase subunit Tim8 B-like, with the protein MAELAEADEAKLQRLVAAEQQKAQFTAQVHLFTDLCWDKCVEKQGSCLDSRTENCLASCMDQFIDTTLTITSRFAQIVQKGNQ; encoded by the coding sequence ATGGCGGAGTTGGCCGAGGCCGATGAGGCCAAACTGCAGCGTCTGGTGGCGGCCGAACAGCAGAAGGCTCAGTTCACGGCACAGGTACACCTCTTCACGGATTTGTGCTGGGATAAATGTGTTGAAAAACAAGGAAGCTGTCTTGATTCTCGAACAGAAAACTGCCTTGCCAGTTGTATGGACCAATTCATTGATACCACTCTTACCATCACAAGCCGATTTGCTCAGATTGTGCAGAAAGGGAACCAGTAG